The proteins below come from a single Bacteroidota bacterium genomic window:
- a CDS encoding T9SS type A sorting domain-containing protein, which yields MKTKLLSALKGNMIMATLIIGLNIVQVHAQWTVYNTGNSNIPSNSVKAIAIDASGIKWVGTEGIGPTTLTGLSKYTGGSSFTSWGPGNSSMISGTVNTIVFDSLNNVWMGTINGAAKLSGTTITPIDLSGNDYIQEIAVDKKGYLWASAHSGLFRIKRSNNTWTMYDATNTPAMGGSKLNAVTVDNSNNIWTGGWDSGVRKFDGNSTWTKYDPGNSVIPGDWTNYAGKDSSGNIWVTSQGSFANGNVSFVGKYNGSAWTIYRTVFGTNPGPVPSAQIYSMAVDKKNGVIWFGSQDKGLIKYNGSTWQVYNMGNTPGMPSNVINGVALDTDGSLWIATAAGLAHWSCTMPALNTSSDPSICQGTSSTLTVSGAGSYFWSPASGLNTTSGASVIASPSTTTTYTVTGSTDPGCSSTKAITVTVKTPPIANAGSDVGICPGSNVTLAASGGTGYSWSPATGLSSSSVANPVANPVSTTTYTVTVTGAGGCTGSDQIVVEVNPPSLRPVANAGNDTGFCPGTGVTLAASGGTSYSWSPATGLNSTTVSNPVANPSATTTYTVTVKGANGCTNTDQVVVSLKPVPLADAGFDGTICSGDVMPLQASGGVSYSWSPSTGLSSTTIANPDATPTGDITYTVTVTGSNGCSANSSVSITVYPLPPSPVITKSGNVLTANSTMLIYEWYKDGLIIPGANSKSYTITVPGTYPETYKVIVTSADGCSSSSNDFVVLPTGIENLELGSIKVNGYYDAGAQQITMNFYSSEKDRYNVELFNVAGQLILKNSIGERSGTFAEYIPAINFEKGIYILFIASGKATAYKKIVIE from the coding sequence ATGAAAACAAAATTACTATCAGCCCTAAAAGGCAATATGATTATGGCTACACTCATTATTGGATTAAACATTGTACAGGTTCATGCCCAATGGACTGTATACAATACAGGCAACTCCAATATCCCTTCCAATAGCGTTAAGGCTATCGCCATTGATGCTAGCGGAATAAAGTGGGTAGGTACTGAAGGAATAGGGCCAACTACACTTACCGGTTTAAGTAAATATACCGGAGGCAGCAGTTTTACAAGTTGGGGGCCCGGTAATTCAAGTATGATCTCAGGAACTGTGAATACCATAGTATTTGATAGTTTAAACAATGTATGGATGGGTACTATTAACGGGGCAGCTAAACTTAGCGGCACTACCATTACTCCAATCGACCTTTCCGGTAACGATTATATTCAGGAAATCGCAGTTGATAAAAAAGGATATTTATGGGCTTCGGCACACTCCGGTTTATTTCGTATTAAGCGCAGCAATAATACCTGGACAATGTATGACGCTACTAATACTCCCGCAATGGGTGGCTCCAAATTAAATGCAGTAACAGTTGATAACTCAAATAATATATGGACAGGTGGCTGGGACAGCGGAGTTCGTAAGTTTGATGGCAACTCGACATGGACAAAATATGATCCCGGCAATTCTGTAATACCCGGTGATTGGACAAACTATGCAGGCAAAGATAGTTCAGGTAACATCTGGGTAACTTCACAAGGAAGTTTTGCCAATGGTAATGTAAGTTTTGTGGGCAAATACAATGGATCGGCGTGGACAATATACAGAACTGTTTTTGGCACCAATCCGGGACCGGTGCCAAGTGCTCAGATATACTCGATGGCTGTCGACAAAAAAAATGGTGTGATCTGGTTTGGGAGTCAGGACAAAGGACTTATTAAATACAATGGTTCTACCTGGCAGGTATACAATATGGGTAACACTCCCGGAATGCCTAGTAATGTAATAAACGGAGTTGCGCTCGATACTGATGGAAGTTTGTGGATAGCAACAGCTGCAGGGCTTGCACATTGGTCATGTACAATGCCAGCTCTGAATACATCATCTGACCCATCAATCTGTCAAGGCACTTCATCAACGCTTACTGTAAGTGGAGCCGGCAGCTATTTTTGGTCTCCGGCAAGCGGGTTAAATACTACCAGCGGAGCAAGTGTTATAGCATCTCCTTCCACTACCACCACTTATACGGTAACAGGATCAACTGACCCCGGATGTTCAAGTACCAAAGCCATCACAGTTACTGTAAAAACTCCTCCAATTGCCAATGCGGGAAGTGATGTTGGCATTTGTCCGGGATCAAATGTTACCCTGGCTGCAAGCGGTGGTACGGGTTATTCCTGGTCACCTGCTACAGGATTAAGTTCATCATCCGTTGCTAATCCTGTTGCTAATCCTGTATCAACCACTACATATACCGTTACTGTTACAGGTGCTGGCGGATGTACCGGCAGCGACCAGATTGTTGTTGAAGTAAATCCTCCATCACTACGCCCCGTCGCTAATGCGGGAAACGATACTGGTTTTTGTCCGGGCACAGGTGTTACATTAGCTGCAAGTGGTGGTACTTCTTATTCCTGGTCGCCTGCTACCGGATTAAATTCCACAACTGTTTCCAATCCTGTCGCAAATCCTTCTGCAACTACAACTTATACAGTTACAGTTAAAGGCGCTAATGGATGCACTAACACCGATCAGGTTGTTGTTTCTCTGAAACCGGTACCACTAGCCGATGCGGGTTTCGATGGAACAATTTGCAGCGGAGATGTAATGCCTTTGCAAGCCAGCGGCGGGGTTTCTTATTCCTGGTCGCCTTCTACAGGGCTGAGTTCCACTACAATTGCAAATCCTGATGCAACCCCAACCGGCGATATCACTTATACGGTTACTGTTACAGGTTCAAACGGATGTTCGGCAAATTCTTCCGTTTCAATTACCGTATATCCGCTTCCTCCCAGTCCCGTAATTACCAAAAGTGGTAATGTGTTAACTGCAAATAGTACAATGCTTATTTACGAATGGTACAAAGATGGCCTTATTATCCCTGGCGCTAATTCAAAAAGCTACACAATAACTGTTCCGGGAACTTACCCGGAAACATATAAGGTAATTGTTACCAGTGCTGATGGTTGTTCCAGTTCATCAAATGACTTTGTTGTTTTACCTACAGGCATTGAAAATTTAGAGCTTGGCTCAATAAAGGTAAATGGATATTATGATGCGGGGGCTCAACAAATAACAATGAATTTTTATTCTTCAGAAAAAGATCGGTATAATGTTGAATTATTCAACGTGGCCGGTCAACTCATTCTTAAAAACAGTATTGGAGAACGTTCCGGTACATTCGCCGAATATATACCTGCAATTAATTTCGAAAAGGGAATATACATTTTGTTCATTGCCTCGGGGAAAGCTACAGCATACAAAAAAATAGTGATTGAATAG